The DNA segment TTGTTGGATGATGATGATAATGAGTTTATCATGCCTAAAGAAAATCAGATCCCTTCTGACTTTTTTAAGAAAGGTGAAAGTATTCGTGCCATTGTAGAAAGTGTTGATTTCAAAGGTGCGAAACCACAGATTATTGTTTCAAGAACTTCTCCAAGGTTTTTGGAAAAATTATTGGAACTTGAAATTCCTGAAATCCAGGACGGTACAATTATCTTGAAGAAGGTAGTGCGTATTCCAGGAGAAAAAGCGAAAATTGCTGTAGATGCTTATGATGATAGAATTGATCCTGTTGGAGCTTGCGTTGGAGTAAAAGGTTCTAGGATTCATGGAGTGGTAAGAGAATTGAAGAATGAAAATATTGATGTGATCCAATGGTCTAAGAATCCTGAAATTATGGTGAAAAGAGCTTTAGGAAACATTACCATTAATAAAATAGAAATCAACGAAGAAACCAATTACGCGCTGGTATATACACCGGTTGAAGAGATTTCAAGAGTAATTGGTAAGCAAGGTCAAAATATCAGACTAGCATCTTGGTTGAGTGGTTACGATATCGATGTTTATAGAGAAGCTAATGAAGATGATGATGTTGAGTTAAGAGAATTTGCCGGGACCGATGAAGGTGATATCGAGCAGTGGATCATCGATGAATTCAAAAAAGTTGGATTAAATACAGCAAAAAGTGTCTTGGATAAGGAGACTGATGCTTTGGTTAAGCTTACAGATCTGGAAGTAGAAACCGTAGAAGACGTAAAACGAATTCTAAAAGAGGAGTTGGAGGACTAAATTTCTCTAATACCTTATCTAAAGTTAAAATAGGTTAACTTTGCCAAAAATTAAAATAAAAGTATAAAGTATACATGCCAAAAATTAGATTAAACAAAGCGGTTAAGGAATTTAATATTTCGATGACAAGACTTGTAGAATTCCTACAGGCCAAAGGAATCGAGGTAGAAAGTAATCCGAACGCTCAATTGGAAGAATCGGCATATTCTGCATTAGAAGCTGAGTTTCGCAAAGACGGGGAACAAAGAAAAGCTTCTCATGAGGTGGTGATCGCAAAAGTTCCAGAAGAAAAACTGGAAATTGAGCCGGCACAACCTGAGGTAATAAGAGCCAAATCGAGTTTGAAACCTGAGACCAGAATTTTAGGAAAAATTGATTTAGATCAAAAGAAACCTGAAGTGAAGGAAGAGCAACCAGCTCCTCCAGCTGAAGAACCAAAACCAATGGTAGAGAAATTAACCACGTCTGAAAAGCAGGAATTCAAAGTTTTGGATAAAATTGATTTATCACAAATTCAAGGCAACAAGCCAAGATCCTCCAAAAAAGATCAGCCTAAAAAAACAGAACCCATCGCAGAGAAACCTGTAGTGGAAGAACCTGTTGAAACTCCGGCTGCGCCAGCTTCGGTCGAAGCTCCAGCTCCTGCTGTAGAAACGCCCAAACCGGCAGAAGCTCCAGAGTCTGATAAAATTGAAACGGTTTATAAAAAATTAGAAGGAGTAAAAATTCTGAAACAAACAGTTGATTTATCTCAGTTTAATAAACCAAAGCCTTCTGCTAATTCCGCAGCAGCTAAAAAGAAAAGAAAACGTATTGAGAAGCCAAACCCAACGGGTGGTGCGACTCAGCAAGGTACTCAGGGTAATAGGCCTCCAGGTCAAGGTGGCAATCGCCCGCCAGGTCAGGGTCAGGGCAATCGCCCACCAGGTCAAGGTGGTGGTAACCGACCAGGTGGTGGTTATCAAGGTGGTGGAAACAGAGGTCCTGCAAGAAGAGGTCCTGTTATGCCAGTTGAATTAACGGATGAGCAAGTTAAAAATCAAATTAAAGAAACTTTAGAAAAACTGACCAGTAAAGCCGGTAAAAATAAAGGAGCTAAATATAGAAAAGAAAAGAGAGTTTACCGAAGAGAACAAGACGAGCGTCAGGATGAAATTGATGCGGCTGACAGAACTCTAAAAGTAACTGAGTTTATTACTGTAGGCGAATTAGCATCATTAATGAGCGTTAGTCCCACAGAAGTAATTTCTGCTTGTTTCTCATTAGGAGTAATGGTAACAATGAATCAGCGTTTAGAAGCTGATACATTATTACTTGTAGCTGATGAATTTGGATATACTATTGAATTCTCTGATGCGGATGTAGAAGAATCTGCAATCGAAGAAGATACTGATACAGCAGAGGATCTGAAGGATAGAGCGCCAATCGTAACCGTTATGGGACACGTTGATCATGGTAAAACTTCCCTGTTAGATTATATCAGAAAAACCAATGTAATTGCCGGTGAATCTGGTGGAATTACACAGCATATTGGTGCTTATAACGTGAAGTTGGAAAACGGTCAAAGAATTACATTCTTAGATACGCCAGGTCACGAGGCATTTACCGCAATGAGAGCCAGAGGTGCTCAAATTACTGATATTGCAATTATTGTTATTGCAGCAGATGATGATGTGATGCCTCAAACGAAAGAAGCGATTTCTCACGCACAGGCTGCGGGAGTTCCAATGATTATTGCAATTAATAAAGTAGATAGACCCAATGCTAATCCAGACAATATTCGTCAGCAACTTTCTGCGATGAACGTATTGGTAGAAGAATGGGGTGGAAATGTACAATCGCAAGAAGTATCTGCCAAGTTTGGTAATAACATGGATGCTCTTTTGGAAAAAGTATTATTGCAAGCTGAAATATTAGAATTAAAAGCAAATCCAGACAAAAATGCAAGTGGAGTAGTAATCGAAGCGTCTTTAGATAAAGGTCGAGGTTATATTTCAACAATTCTTGTACAGGCTGGAACTTTGAAAGTTGGCGATTACGTTCTTGCCGGGAAAAATCATGGTAAAGTAAAAGCAATTCTTGATGAGCGTGGAAAATCTCTGGACGAAGCAGGTCCATCAATTCCTGTAACTGTTTTAGGATTAGATGGAGCGCCAACCGCCGGTGATAAATTCCGGGTGTTTGAAGATGAAAGAGAAGCGAAAACAATTGCTACCAAGAGAGAGCAGTTGCAACGTGAACAATCAGTAAGAACCAAGAAACACGTAACACTGGATGAACTTGGAAGACGTATCGCTTTAGGAGACTTCAAAGAATTGAATATTATCCTTAAAGGGGATGTAGACGGTTCTGTAGAAGCGCTTTCTGATCAGCTTCAAAGTTTATCTACCGAGGAAATAAGCGTGAAGATCATACACCAGGGTGTAGGACAAATTACGGAGTCAGATGTACTATTAGCAGCGGCATCCGATGCGATCATGATTGGTTTCAACGTGAGAGCGGGTGTTAATGCAAAAGAATTAGCTGATAAAGAAGAAATCGAAATTAGAACTTATTCAATTATCTACAAGGCAATTGATGAAGTAAAAGAAGCGATGGAAGGAATGCTTTCTCCTGAGATTAAAGAACAGGTGATCGGTAACGTAGAAATCCGTGAGACTTTCAAAATTACGAAAGTAGGAACGATCGCAGGTTGTATGGTTCTTACCGGAAAAGTAACCCGTAATTCTAAAATCAGATTGCTGAGAGACGGAATCGTAAAATTCGAAGGAGAACTGGAAAGTTTGAAACGATTTAAAGATGATGCCAAGGAAGTAACAAAAGGTTATGAATGTGGATTGAATATCAAAGGTTACAATGATATTGAAGTTGGAGACATACTGGAAGTTTACGAAGAAATCTCTGTGAAGAAAAAATTGAAGTAAAAATTCATATCGATAAAAAAGCCTGCTGATTTCAGCAGGCTTTTTTGTTTCCATTTGCTGCTGAGTTATTTTTTTTGTAATAATTAACAAATATAGTTTTCATAAAGAACTGATTGAAAAGTATCGAAATTATGTTATTTCCTTTAGTCTCATTCGAATATATATCATAAATGTGGTAATTTTATTAAGTTTGTGTACATATGTATTTATTTATGATAAATCAAAAATGGTAATATTTTTGGTTATGTTAATTATTATTAACATATTTGTGGTTAGATTATTAAAAAATGTTAATATGAATGTGAAATTACAAACATTGAGCGTTGGAGCTATGTTTTTTGTTGGAGCTATTATGGCATCAGCACAAACTACTTCAGACACTGTAAAAGTTAGCGACATTGAAGAAGTTGTGGTTGTAGGTTTTGGACAGAAAAGAACTGTTCAAGAAATGACAGGCTCCGCAAGTACAATGAAAGCAGACAGGATCAAAGAGGTGCCAGTTGCATCTGTAGATAAAATGCTACAAGGTAGAGTATCAGGTGTGCAGACAGGAAGTTCTTCGGGGCAGCCTGGTGGGATGGCGAGTGTGCGAGTTAGAGGGATTTCTTCTATCAACGGTGTTGTTTCTCCAATTTATGTAGTAGATGGAGTTAGAGTTGCTTCAGGCGATTTAACAACAGGAAATACGACAGGGAATATCTTAGCAAGTATGAATCCCGATGATATTGAAAATATTACCGTCTTGAAAGATGCGGTTTCTACTGCTGTTTATGGTGCAGATGCTGGTGCTGGTGTAATTATTATTACGACTAAATCTGGTAGAAAAGGAAAGGCTAAATTTAATCTTTCAATGAATACTGGTATGAATGAGCGTGCTATTGAAGGGCATAAATCATTTAATATTACGCAGTGGAGAGAGTATTTAGCTCATGCTGTAATGAATACTTATAATGACAATCCACAATATGGTGTAGCGTTCAACAATCTTGCAGAAGTTTATACTTATCTGGAAGATGGTGAAGAGGGGGCAGATTTGCAAAACATCTTTACAACTACGAACGATACAGACTGGAGAAAAGAAACGCAGAAAACTGGTTATCAGCAAAATGTTGATTTTAACATGTCTGGAGGAAATGATAAATTAACTTATTATTCATCTGCTAACTATTTCAGTCAGGAAAGTATTGTTAAAAATTCCGGATTTAGTAGATTAGCTTTTACAACAAAAGTTGGTTATCAAGCAACTGATAAATTAAAAGTTACTACTGATTTTCAAGTGTCTCACACCAATTTGAAAACTTTAAGCGAAGGTGGTGCGTTTTCTAATCCAATTTTAGCACAGTATTTTAATAGACCTTCTGATCCAGTTAGAAACCCTGATGGTACTTTTTATTGGAACCCTAG comes from the Chryseobacterium sp. SNU WT5 genome and includes:
- the nusA gene encoding transcription termination factor NusA; this translates as MDGLALIEAFGDFKEDKNISKIDLMAIIEDSLKTLLRKRFDSDDHFDVIVNPDKGDFQIFLNKTIVADEMSEDDDLEIEISEAKKIDPTFDVGEDFTVEIPIEQLGRRSILTLKQILATKLQEHNNAVLYDQFRDKIGEIVMGEVHHIRHKHVILLDDDDNEFIMPKENQIPSDFFKKGESIRAIVESVDFKGAKPQIIVSRTSPRFLEKLLELEIPEIQDGTIILKKVVRIPGEKAKIAVDAYDDRIDPVGACVGVKGSRIHGVVRELKNENIDVIQWSKNPEIMVKRALGNITINKIEINEETNYALVYTPVEEISRVIGKQGQNIRLASWLSGYDIDVYREANEDDDVELREFAGTDEGDIEQWIIDEFKKVGLNTAKSVLDKETDALVKLTDLEVETVEDVKRILKEELED
- the infB gene encoding translation initiation factor IF-2, which codes for MPKIRLNKAVKEFNISMTRLVEFLQAKGIEVESNPNAQLEESAYSALEAEFRKDGEQRKASHEVVIAKVPEEKLEIEPAQPEVIRAKSSLKPETRILGKIDLDQKKPEVKEEQPAPPAEEPKPMVEKLTTSEKQEFKVLDKIDLSQIQGNKPRSSKKDQPKKTEPIAEKPVVEEPVETPAAPASVEAPAPAVETPKPAEAPESDKIETVYKKLEGVKILKQTVDLSQFNKPKPSANSAAAKKKRKRIEKPNPTGGATQQGTQGNRPPGQGGNRPPGQGQGNRPPGQGGGNRPGGGYQGGGNRGPARRGPVMPVELTDEQVKNQIKETLEKLTSKAGKNKGAKYRKEKRVYRREQDERQDEIDAADRTLKVTEFITVGELASLMSVSPTEVISACFSLGVMVTMNQRLEADTLLLVADEFGYTIEFSDADVEESAIEEDTDTAEDLKDRAPIVTVMGHVDHGKTSLLDYIRKTNVIAGESGGITQHIGAYNVKLENGQRITFLDTPGHEAFTAMRARGAQITDIAIIVIAADDDVMPQTKEAISHAQAAGVPMIIAINKVDRPNANPDNIRQQLSAMNVLVEEWGGNVQSQEVSAKFGNNMDALLEKVLLQAEILELKANPDKNASGVVIEASLDKGRGYISTILVQAGTLKVGDYVLAGKNHGKVKAILDERGKSLDEAGPSIPVTVLGLDGAPTAGDKFRVFEDEREAKTIATKREQLQREQSVRTKKHVTLDELGRRIALGDFKELNIILKGDVDGSVEALSDQLQSLSTEEISVKIIHQGVGQITESDVLLAAASDAIMIGFNVRAGVNAKELADKEEIEIRTYSIIYKAIDEVKEAMEGMLSPEIKEQVIGNVEIRETFKITKVGTIAGCMVLTGKVTRNSKIRLLRDGIVKFEGELESLKRFKDDAKEVTKGYECGLNIKGYNDIEVGDILEVYEEISVKKKLK